Proteins from a single region of Bacteroidota bacterium:
- a CDS encoding TonB-dependent receptor: MKQIFTLFFTLSLLSNVFAQTTISGSIRDNKKNALPGANIFLKDTYDGTTSDVDGNYTFTTTETGKQIFTVSFVGYENYADTITITSGTMTINVELKELFNELNAVVITAGAFEASDERKNTILKPLDIVTTAGAEGDIYGALETLPGASKVGNDDGLYVRGGSDYETKTIIDGMSVNNPYFSTVPDVPSRGRFQPFMFKGTVFSTGGYSAEYGQALSSAVILNTEDMPEFSASGLSVAPIFIGGFHTQKFKNEKTALGGGINYTNLALFDNVYEPTTFDWIESVESFDGSLFFRQKTSKTGIIKLYAQKESSNFALRANDIDSLPLTDDIELGNDYNYVNASYRELLTDKWGMQLGVSYSSNSDKILADGFDISRFDENAQTKLTFNNQITEKINIHYGAEYQHLIYNQNAGDLEFDLTENYAAAYVESDIFITNDLAGRIGLRAENSEILGEVNLAPRVSLAYKTGKNGQVSFAYGDFYQTPQPTYLYNISAYPLTYEKATHFIGNYQYVTNDRTFRIEGYYKKYDDLVTQEATDIPFVNNYDNAGFGYARGIDLFFRDKKSIKYADYWISYSFLDTKRKFLDYPEEVTPTFAAQHILSLVYKHYIPGINTQISGTYRFISGWPYYNPNNPQFLGDVSPQLHNLSLSASYLTSLWGNFTVIFLSWDNAPQFDQIYGYQYSADGTVRVENQAPIKSTVFFGIFISFLYGDDRRVNDIDIDKSAE; this comes from the coding sequence ATGAAACAAATTTTTACCCTTTTCTTTACGCTTAGCTTGCTTTCCAATGTTTTTGCGCAAACAACCATCTCAGGGAGTATTCGCGACAATAAAAAAAATGCGCTGCCGGGAGCAAATATCTTTTTAAAAGATACTTATGATGGCACCACGAGCGATGTTGATGGAAATTATACATTCACTACAACGGAAACCGGTAAACAAATTTTTACGGTGAGTTTTGTTGGTTACGAAAATTATGCGGACACGATTACCATTACCTCCGGTACGATGACCATTAATGTTGAGTTGAAAGAATTATTTAACGAATTAAATGCAGTTGTAATTACAGCCGGTGCATTTGAGGCAAGTGATGAAAGAAAAAACACCATTTTAAAACCGCTGGATATTGTTACCACAGCCGGAGCTGAAGGTGATATTTATGGTGCATTGGAAACCCTTCCGGGAGCAAGTAAAGTTGGTAACGATGACGGTTTATATGTGCGCGGCGGTAGCGATTACGAAACAAAAACCATTATTGATGGGATGTCGGTTAATAACCCTTATTTTTCAACTGTTCCGGATGTGCCGTCACGCGGGCGTTTCCAGCCATTTATGTTTAAGGGAACCGTGTTTAGCACCGGTGGTTATTCTGCCGAATACGGTCAGGCTTTATCCAGTGCGGTTATTCTGAATACGGAAGATATGCCTGAATTTAGTGCCTCCGGATTAAGTGTTGCCCCAATTTTTATCGGCGGATTTCATACTCAAAAATTTAAAAATGAAAAAACAGCTTTGGGTGGTGGAATTAATTATACTAACCTTGCTTTATTCGATAATGTTTATGAGCCGACAACTTTCGACTGGATCGAAAGTGTGGAATCTTTTGACGGAAGTTTATTTTTCCGACAAAAAACATCTAAAACAGGTATCATCAAATTATATGCACAAAAAGAAAGCAGCAATTTTGCATTAAGAGCAAACGATATCGACAGTCTGCCATTAACCGATGATATTGAACTGGGTAATGATTATAATTATGTAAACGCATCTTATCGCGAATTATTGACAGACAAATGGGGCATGCAGCTTGGTGTTAGTTATAGCAGTAATTCAGATAAAATTCTTGCAGATGGTTTCGACATCAGTCGTTTTGATGAAAATGCACAAACAAAACTTACATTTAATAATCAGATAACAGAAAAAATTAATATTCATTACGGCGCTGAATATCAGCATTTAATTTATAATCAAAATGCAGGTGATTTAGAATTTGATCTAACCGAAAATTATGCAGCAGCTTATGTTGAATCGGATATTTTTATCACCAACGACCTTGCAGGAAGAATTGGTTTGCGCGCAGAAAATTCTGAAATTTTGGGAGAAGTAAATCTTGCCCCACGCGTTTCACTGGCATATAAAACCGGTAAAAACGGTCAGGTTTCATTTGCTTACGGCGATTTTTACCAAACGCCACAACCAACCTATTTATACAATATTTCAGCCTACCCCCTCACTTATGAAAAAGCAACACATTTTATTGGTAATTACCAATATGTTACCAACGACCGCACCTTCAGAATAGAAGGATATTATAAAAAATATGATGACCTTGTTACACAAGAAGCTACTGATATTCCATTTGTAAATAATTATGATAATGCAGGGTTTGGTTATGCAAGAGGAATAGATTTATTTTTCAGAGATAAAAAAAGTATTAAATATGCTGACTATTGGATTTCTTATTCGTTTTTAGATACGAAACGTAAATTTTTAGATTACCCTGAAGAAGTAACACCAACTTTTGCCGCACAACATATTTTAAGTTTGGTATATAAACATTATATCCCCGGTATCAATACACAAATCAGCGGAACCTATCGTTTTATTTCAGGTTGGCCGTATTACAATCCGAATAATCCACAGTTTTTGGGAGATGTTTCTCCACAGTTACACAATTTATCGCTGAGTGCAAGTTACCTGACCAGCCTATGGGGTAATTTTACGGTGATATTTTTATCGTGGGATAATGCGCCGCAATTTGACCAGATTTATGGTTATCAATATTCGGCAGATGGCACGGTTCGTGTTGAAAATCAGGCACCTATAAAAAGTACCGTTTTCTTTGGCATATTTATTTCATTCCTATATGGAGATGATCGCCGTGTAAATGATATCGATATTGATAAATCAGCCGAAT
- a CDS encoding SDR family NAD(P)-dependent oxidoreductase, whose amino-acid sequence MSIVMITGASSGFGKACAKQFAAAGYDLLINARRADRLEALKTELESNYPIKVYTIPFDVRDNAAVEAAFSALPEKWQQIDILINNAGLAAGRDAFQDGDLADWETMIDTNLKGLMYVSKIVVKGMIPRKAGHIINVSSVAGQEVYPQGNLYCASKHAVTALSKGMRMDLLPYGIKVTNVSPGLAETEFSIVRFKGDTEKAAKVYEGFEALKPEDIADVIFFAATRPAHVNLEEITILPTAQSDSRTVFKG is encoded by the coding sequence ATGTCGATAGTAATGATAACCGGAGCCAGTTCCGGATTTGGAAAAGCCTGTGCAAAACAATTTGCTGCTGCAGGATACGACTTGTTGATTAATGCCCGTCGCGCGGACCGTCTCGAGGCGCTGAAAACCGAGCTGGAATCTAATTATCCGATTAAAGTGTATACCATTCCTTTTGATGTGCGCGATAATGCGGCTGTGGAAGCTGCTTTTAGTGCTTTGCCTGAAAAATGGCAACAAATTGATATTTTGATTAATAATGCAGGTTTAGCGGCGGGAAGAGATGCCTTTCAGGATGGTGATTTAGCGGATTGGGAAACCATGATTGATACGAATTTAAAAGGTTTGATGTATGTAAGCAAGATAGTAGTGAAGGGGATGATACCGCGCAAGGCCGGACATATTATCAATGTTTCAAGCGTGGCAGGGCAGGAGGTTTATCCTCAGGGGAATTTATATTGTGCCAGCAAACATGCGGTTACTGCATTGAGCAAAGGCATGCGCATGGATTTACTGCCATATGGTATCAAAGTGACGAATGTTTCTCCGGGCTTAGCGGAAACGGAATTCAGCATCGTCAGATTTAAAGGCGACACTGAAAAAGCAGCAAAAGTTTACGAAGGTTTTGAAGCCTTGAAACCAGAAGATATTGCTGATGTGATATTTTTTGCAGCAACCCGACCAGCTCATGTAAATCTGGAAGAAATTACCATTTTACCAACGGCACAAAGCGATTCACGAACCGTATTTAAGGGTTAA
- a CDS encoding OmpA family protein, with amino-acid sequence MRTFLICLFSFTAITLSAQQVQWASEVVRFSTEYTRKQFAARQVLGKPDKLPAFGESAVAWAPSTPDNPAGEFIHVRFAQPQQIQQVGIGESNCPGSVKEVILYSTTGKKYTVYENLTIKPEFTTGGRIFRVFFPLTDYEVSEVRVVLNTKAIPGMNQIDCIGISNSDVPIKATVNEAVYANPIADPENLGPNVNTDADDMFAFISPDGKTLYFARKNYYENTGGALRDDIYVSKNANGAWTKAVNIGTPLNNDQHNYVSWISSDGSSLLLANNYEKVKQDISISKRTPDGWAFPKALKINDFYNDNEFSCYHMNTEGNVILMAIERPDSYGDMDIYVSFLQANKVWTEPKNLGMTINSAATEGSIFIAADNRTIYFATNGKSGYGGYDMFMSKRLDDTWLNWSEPVNLGNKINSEGHDYYYTIPASGDYAYFSSTKNSYGKADLFRIPLPVEIQPEAVTLLKGKVIDANTKEPINADVQFGGLVSEEPKGITTTTNGNYQVIIPEENYNVTIKKEGYYPVTTTIDEDLEFDEIDYNVEDPVAIIKHDIKTDIKTELKQNKWTKTELIEELNKRIETEFADTAEVSKEEIVKEIADEITTAKDSVYAEVTADVELIPIRAGTVIQLDNIFFEANKSDLKPESSASLDELAEFLLSNPNIYVEIGGHTNGLPNDAFCQKLSDERAKNVVAYLMAKGVPATHLTSRGYGKTQPIADNATAAGRKKNQRVELKIIKVE; translated from the coding sequence TTGCGAACTTTTCTTATCTGTTTATTTTCATTTACGGCAATCACCTTATCCGCTCAACAGGTACAATGGGCATCAGAAGTTGTCCGTTTTTCAACTGAATATACGCGTAAACAATTTGCTGCCCGACAGGTTTTGGGCAAACCGGATAAACTGCCTGCATTTGGCGAAAGCGCCGTAGCATGGGCTCCTTCAACCCCCGATAACCCTGCAGGAGAATTTATCCATGTTCGTTTTGCGCAACCACAACAAATTCAACAAGTAGGCATTGGCGAAAGTAATTGCCCCGGCTCAGTAAAAGAAGTAATTCTGTATTCAACTACCGGAAAAAAATATACCGTTTATGAAAATCTGACCATCAAACCTGAATTTACTACCGGTGGTCGCATTTTCCGTGTTTTTTTTCCATTAACAGATTATGAAGTTAGTGAGGTACGCGTTGTATTAAATACAAAAGCAATTCCGGGTATGAATCAAATTGATTGCATCGGAATTTCAAATTCTGATGTGCCAATTAAAGCAACTGTAAATGAAGCGGTTTACGCAAACCCTATTGCCGACCCCGAAAATTTGGGGCCAAATGTAAATACAGATGCAGATGACATGTTTGCATTTATTTCTCCAGATGGTAAAACATTATATTTTGCAAGAAAAAATTATTACGAAAATACAGGCGGTGCACTGCGCGATGATATTTATGTTTCTAAAAATGCAAATGGTGCGTGGACTAAAGCTGTTAATATCGGCACACCTTTAAATAACGACCAGCATAATTATGTTTCATGGATTAGTTCTGATGGCAGTTCTTTATTGCTCGCTAATAATTATGAAAAAGTAAAACAGGATATTTCAATATCTAAACGCACTCCCGATGGATGGGCGTTTCCCAAAGCATTAAAAATTAATGATTTTTATAATGATAACGAATTTTCCTGTTATCATATGAATACAGAAGGCAATGTAATTCTGATGGCTATAGAGCGACCTGATTCGTATGGTGATATGGATATTTATGTCAGTTTTTTACAGGCTAATAAAGTATGGACGGAGCCTAAAAATTTGGGCATGACCATTAATTCTGCCGCAACGGAAGGCAGTATTTTTATTGCTGCAGATAACAGAACGATTTATTTCGCCACAAATGGCAAAAGCGGATATGGTGGTTATGATATGTTTATGAGCAAACGTCTGGATGATACCTGGCTCAATTGGAGTGAACCTGTAAATCTGGGTAACAAAATTAACAGTGAGGGTCACGATTATTATTATACCATTCCCGCAAGTGGCGATTACGCTTATTTTTCATCTACCAAAAATTCATATGGCAAAGCCGATTTATTTCGTATACCATTACCTGTTGAAATTCAACCTGAGGCTGTTACTTTATTAAAGGGAAAAGTTATAGATGCCAATACCAAAGAACCGATTAATGCGGATGTTCAATTTGGCGGTTTAGTAAGCGAAGAACCCAAAGGCATTACCACTACAACAAACGGTAATTATCAGGTTATTATTCCGGAAGAAAATTATAATGTTACCATAAAAAAGGAAGGTTATTATCCGGTAACAACAACAATTGACGAAGACCTTGAATTTGATGAAATTGATTATAATGTAGAAGATCCGGTGGCCATTATTAAACATGATATTAAGACTGATATTAAAACAGAATTAAAACAAAACAAGTGGACAAAAACGGAATTAATTGAAGAATTAAATAAACGAATAGAAACAGAATTTGCCGATACTGCGGAAGTTTCAAAAGAAGAAATTGTAAAGGAAATTGCAGATGAAATTACTACTGCAAAAGACAGTGTTTATGCTGAAGTAACGGCAGATGTGGAATTAATTCCAATTCGTGCAGGAACCGTTATTCAATTGGATAATATTTTCTTCGAAGCAAATAAATCGGACCTGAAACCGGAAAGTTCTGCTTCATTGGATGAACTGGCTGAATTTTTATTGAGCAATCCGAATATTTATGTAGAAATTGGCGGCCATACCAACGGTTTACCAAACGATGCCTTTTGTCAGAAATTATCGGACGAACGTGCTAAAAACGTAGTCGCATATCTTATGGCTAAAGGTGTACCTGCCACACACTTAACCTCCAGAGGTTACGGTAAAACCCAACCTATTGCCGACAATGCAACTGCAGCCGGCAGGAAAAAAAATCAGCGTGTAGAGCTTAAAATCATTAAAGTGGAATAA
- a CDS encoding M61 family metallopeptidase has protein sequence MATIIYSVEMPFPANHVFTVKMEVKGIADEQLVVELPVWTPGSYLVREYAKNINAFKASDIAGNSLPFQKSSKNTWLIYSGGADVIIQYEIYAYEESVRTNWLDATHASIIPAAFFMWVNGYSGGAEIHITPHSSFKKIATALPNADNNNWQLFASSKDELYDSPIEIGNHSSTDFLTEGVIHTLAIYGEGNHDEKIIIADLIKIIQTEVAIFGQHPCKKYLFILLNSNTQRGGLEHLHSTSLIFKRFGYADHNSYLEFISLCAHEYFHLWNVKRLRPAALGPFNYGEENYTTGLWVAEGFTSYYDDLIVYRAAIYKQEEYLAIVEKNINEAENAPGKNIQSVAEASFDAWIKYYRQNENSNNSQVNYYVRGGVLALLLDIIIISNTNGENCLDDVMREAYNTFYMQQNRGFTEEELKSIIEKYAKTNLDDFYRDHIFGTTQINYQPYFEKLGLQLIDKNAGSLDKEFGLTINDKNIITSVRKNSSGELAGLNVNDEIIAINEFRYTPGFINIITNNSVEYDTFWFLVNHNGIVKTFIPSLAITDKVNYKLEALPNPTPSQQLCYKKWLQQHINP, from the coding sequence ATGGCAACTATAATTTATTCGGTGGAGATGCCTTTTCCGGCAAATCATGTGTTCACGGTAAAAATGGAAGTGAAGGGAATTGCAGATGAACAACTTGTTGTTGAATTACCCGTTTGGACACCCGGCTCCTATCTGGTGAGAGAATACGCAAAAAATATCAATGCATTTAAGGCAAGTGATATAGCAGGAAATAGTTTACCTTTTCAAAAATCATCAAAAAATACATGGTTAATTTATAGCGGTGGTGCAGATGTAATTATTCAGTATGAAATTTATGCCTACGAAGAAAGTGTGCGCACCAATTGGTTAGATGCCACACATGCTTCGATAATTCCTGCAGCATTTTTTATGTGGGTTAATGGATATAGTGGTGGTGCAGAAATTCATATTACGCCACATAGTTCTTTCAAAAAAATAGCTACTGCTTTGCCAAATGCAGACAATAATAACTGGCAATTATTTGCATCATCTAAAGATGAATTATACGATAGTCCAATTGAAATAGGCAATCACAGCAGCACCGATTTTTTAACTGAAGGGGTAATACATACCCTTGCCATTTATGGTGAAGGCAATCATGATGAAAAAATTATTATTGCAGATTTAATTAAAATTATTCAGACTGAAGTTGCCATATTCGGACAACATCCCTGTAAGAAATATTTATTCATATTATTAAATTCAAATACACAACGCGGAGGTCTTGAACATTTACATTCCACCAGTTTAATATTTAAAAGATTTGGTTACGCTGATCATAACAGCTACCTGGAATTTATCAGCTTATGTGCGCATGAATATTTTCATTTATGGAATGTGAAACGTTTGCGCCCTGCAGCTTTGGGGCCATTTAATTACGGAGAGGAAAATTACACTACCGGTCTTTGGGTAGCTGAAGGTTTTACCAGTTATTACGATGATTTAATTGTTTATCGCGCTGCTATTTATAAACAAGAAGAATATCTCGCCATCGTTGAAAAAAATATTAACGAAGCGGAAAACGCACCCGGAAAAAATATTCAAAGTGTTGCCGAAGCCAGTTTTGACGCCTGGATAAAATATTATCGTCAAAATGAAAACAGCAACAATTCGCAGGTAAATTATTATGTGCGTGGTGGTGTTTTAGCGTTATTATTGGATATCATTATTATTTCAAATACCAATGGTGAAAATTGCCTCGACGATGTTATGCGTGAAGCTTACAATACTTTTTATATGCAACAAAACAGAGGTTTTACGGAAGAAGAATTAAAAAGTATTATCGAAAAATACGCGAAAACCAATCTCGATGATTTTTACCGCGACCATATATTCGGAACTACTCAAATTAATTATCAGCCGTATTTCGAAAAGTTAGGACTACAATTAATTGATAAAAATGCTGGGAGTTTAGATAAAGAATTCGGCTTAACAATTAATGATAAAAATATCATTACTTCCGTTCGCAAAAACAGCTCCGGTGAGCTTGCCGGATTAAATGTTAATGATGAAATAATTGCGATAAACGAATTTCGCTACACACCGGGCTTTATAAATATTATTACCAACAACAGTGTTGAATATGATACTTTTTGGTTTTTAGTTAACCATAATGGTATCGTAAAAACATTCATACCATCATTAGCAATAACCGACAAGGTAAATTACAAACTGGAAGCGCTGCCAAATCCTACGCCGTCGCAACAATTGTGTTATAAAAAATGGTTACAGCAACATATTAACCCTTAA